In Methanorbis rubei, the DNA window ACTGCACGCTTGCAACAAGCGGGTAGTCGATCGGGTGGCCGATCTGGGAAAGCAGGCGGACGTACATCTCCTCGATACCCTCAACCTTCTGGCATGCCTCGCGGGCAACATCAGTTGCAAGCAGATTGTAGATCTTACCAATGTGGTTGATCGGGTTCTTACCGGAAGTTGCCTCCATCGACATCGGTCTGTTCGGAGTGATCAGACCATTGCAGCGGTTGCCGCGGCCGACGGATCCGTCGTCGCCCATTTCTGCAGAAGTACCGTTCACGGTCAGAAAGACAGACGTGCTCTTCTTTCTGATGATGTCTGCCGTGTTGATCTCGACCTTTACTTTCCGGTCGGTGTACTTTCTTGCAACTTTACCGAAGGACTCTTCCATCTTTGCCTTCATATCAACATAATCGGCGATGCCAGAGCAGTAACGGTCAACCATTGCTGCGGCAACCGTGATCGTGATCGTGTTGATCTCACGAAGACCCATCAGTTTGATGTCGTAGCCGAGCATCGGGTTCTTGGGGCGGAATTCGTTTGCGATGTACTCGTCAAGGCCGAGGATGATCTGCTCAACCTGCGAGAACGGTGCGTGACCGACACCAAAGGAGGTATCATTTGCACGCGGAACTGCGGTGTGGCCCTTCTTGGTGTTGAACACATCGCAGAGATCGGTTGAGCCTGAGCCCATGCGGCAGTCGACGATGACATCACGGTTCATGTCAAAGGTCGGAATCGTGGTGCTGAGATAGTCGCGTGCTGCTTCAACGGCAATTGCATCGGTTGCAAAGACCTTGTTGCCGAAGGTGCGGGTTGCTCTTCCAGTGAGGAGGAAGTAGATCGGTTTTACAATCTTTCCGCCGCCGAATGCAGGGGCTGATTCGCCTGCAACAACTTCTCCCTGATCGGTGTTGTGGTGCAGGACGCCGCCGTCGCATTCAGCCATATATTCCTTGCAGAGTGCGCGGGAAATTGCCTCTGCGACACCGTCTGCAAGGCTGTCCGGGTGACCGATACACTTGCGTTCGACGAGCTCGACTTTCTGTTTCTCAATAGGGGTCTGCGAGAGATGCTTGACGCTGATATTTCTCTTCACTTTTTAATCACTTCTCAATCATCTGATGTTTAAGTATAAAATAGTTATTTTCAAAAAATAGATTTTTTTGCTATATTGCAAACTTTGCCTATAAAGATTTTGTATTGGCAATACAGAGTGCGGAAATATAGTGAAACGTGTCTGAAAAAAGAAAAGAAAAAGGAGTTATTCTTTCTTGCATCCGAGGTGGTGGTCGATAAAGATCAGGGCTTCGGGAGACTTGCCCGCCTTCTCAAGCATGTCAACAATATCTCTTGCGGTCTCCTCCTCTTCCACCTGTTCGGTGACGAACCACTGAAGTTCTGCAGCTGCCGCGTAATCCTTCTCGGCAATGGCGGTCTCCATGATCTTGTTGATCATGGCGGTGACTTTGATCTCATGACCGTAGACCGCCTTGAAGATCTCATGCAGATCCTTTGCGGTTGTTGCAGGTTTTTCGATTGCGTCAAACTTCACGTCAATGCCTTTGCGGATCAGGTAGTCGTAGAACTTCGATGCATGGGTCATCTCTTCGCCTGCATGGGCACGGAGCCAAGCTGCCGCACCATTCCATTTCATCGCACTTGCATCAGCGGAGAGCTGCAGGTACAGGTATGCAGAGTACATCTCTGCATTAACCTGTTTGAGAATTGCATCATATACGCCGGATTTTTTTACTGCCATAGTTTTTCAGAGCTCCTGCCGGAATCAGGAATTCCGGTGTTCGGATAGTAGAATATATTTCATGAAATGGTATTAAAGTGCGGATGAGGGCAAAATGTATCTCTCGGGGAAAAGTTTCGTTCAAAAATGAGAAAGAACATTTTGTGGCATCAAAGATGTTAGATTTTTTCAGTGTGTTCCGTGGACGAATTAGATGCAATAAGGTAACATTCGTTTTTTTCCCTTCCTGTTTAAATAGATGTAAAGTTTTTTCGACGAACAGCCTTATTGCAGAGTCCTACTAACAAGTACATCCAATGGAATCCAGATCGCGCCTTGTTGCCATGCCGCTTGTGGTAACCCTGCTGATGCTTGTAGCGCCGCTGATCCATCCTTATATTGTCGGGGCAGTAGTAATTCTGCTGTCCATCATTCTCTATACGATTCATAAAACTCATTATCTTGCGATCTCGATCGCGGTCCTTGCACTGCTGTATGGTATCGGATTTATTCCGGTGACCGCATTTGTGGCCCCCATGATGATGATGGTCTGGGGCGAGTTCATTGCCAGGATTCTTAATAATCATCTACCTGACACCCTTGCCTTTACCGCGGGTTCAGTGCTTGGTATTGCAGCCACCATGATCTACTGCCAACAGCTTGACTGGCTTGTCGGCATCATTGCGGTTGTGGTGCTACTGATGCTTCGAAGTATCCTCACGAACCGCGATGATGCGTCGATGATAGGTCTTTTAGGCGTTGCAATGACGATTACGCTGTTCTTTGACCTGGACTTCACATACGATGCAACCATGCTTGCCCTGGCAGTCGCGGTCTGTGCCGGCTTTGCCTACTTTGCCTATCGGGCAAAGACCGTTGATGCGAGCGGCGTGTTTGCAGCAGTTTTATTCGGCATAATTTTGATCACCTTTGCAGGCGTGCCCTGGTTCCTTATCGTTATCAGCTTCTTTATTCTCGGATCCTTTTTCACCAAATACAGATATGCGGAAAAAGTGTTCCTTGGTGTTGAGCAGGGAAAGAGCGGACGCCGCGGCTACCTGAACGCATTTGCCAATGCCCTTGTAGGAGTTGCCGGCGCAATCCTCTTCGGTATCACCGGCAATGAAATATTTATCGCGCTGTTCCTCGGTTGCATTGCAACCGCTACCGCAGACACTCTTGCGAGCGAGATCGGTGTTACCGGCGGAACTCCTTATATGATCACCACGCTGAGGCCGGTGCCTGCCGGAACGAACGGCGGTGTTACGGTGCTTGGCGAGCTTGCGTGTCTGCTTGGCGCCACAATCATCTGCGGACTTGCGTTTCTGCTGGATGTTGCGCCATGGTATATCTGCGTGATCGGCATCATTGCCGGATTTGTCGGCACGAATGTTGACAGTCTGATTGGTGCACTCATCGAGAACAAGGGCGTCATCGGAAATTCCGGCACAAATTTGCTTGCAACCCTTTCCGGCGGCCTGTTTGCGATGGCGGCGTACTGGGTGGCTGTGACTGTGTCGGCCAGCTTTTTTTGATGAAACGCGAATAGCGCGAATCGCATGCCTTCGGCCTGCTCACCGCTTTACGGAATAAAAAAATCGCCAATGGCGATTTTTAAGGGATTACCAAAATTATTTTTTGGACACATCTATCCATTTAGAGATGCATAGATTTTTTTATTCGCGTTTTGAAATATTTGCCACCGCGCAACTCCCATTCTAATATTTTCTGCATCCATGGTCGACTCAGAAATACTATGCAAAGTGCAGGAAAACCCCACATTAAAATGGATGTGTGACTGATAAGTATGTGGAAGGGATACGGTGCAGATATCACTCAAACTTGAACTGAGCGACAAGCCGGGACAGCTTCTTGCTGCAATTAAACCGGTTTCCGACAGCGGGGCAAATATTATATCGATTATGCATCAGCGCGATGCCGCCGCAAGCGACGGCACACTGATTGTGGACATAGTGGTCTCTCTTCCACAGGGCCGCCTCGGCCAGCTGGAAGCTGCACTGCGGTCAAACGGCATTGAGATCATCCGCATCGGAACCGATCATCTGACCTGTACCAAGACATTTATTTTAATCGGCCACATTCTGCACACCGATTTAACGGATACTATCAATAGAATCGATAAAGCAAACGTTGCCGAAGTAACCGAGCTTCACATAGTGATGCCGGGAATTACGCAGCCGTCCACCGCGAAGCTGACGATTAAAGCCGCGGGTTCTGCAGAGATGGATCAGGCATGCAAGCTTCTGATGGAGATTGCCGAGGAGAAAGAACTCCTGATTATCGACGAAGAGGGAGGCCTCGCATGACACCGATGCGGATTGCTCTTCTCGGCCTCGGCTCTGTAGGGAAAGGCGTGGCAAAAGTTCTTGCAAACCCTGAGTACGGGTTTGTAATAACTGCTGCCGCTGACTCCAAAAGCGGCGTTGTTGCTCCGGCAGGCACGACCCTTGACATGTGCGAGGTTTTTGCCCGCAAAAATGCGACTGGCAGATGCGGAGACTCTGCATGGTCTGCGGAGAGAATTGTCCGCGAGGCTGAGTATGATATTTTAGTTGAGGTGTCGCCGACAAATGCCCAGACCGGTGAGCCTGCGCTCTCCAACATCCGCGCTGCACTGATGCGGGGCAAACATGTGGTGACCTCCAACAAGGGTCCGATCTCAATCGCATACCCTGAACTTTCGGCAACTGCAAAGGAACACAACGCAGGGCTGATGTTTGAAGGAACAGTTGCAGGAGCAGTCCCGATTATGAACGGTCTGCGCTGCGGTCTTGCCGGCAACCGCGTGAACGCACTGTTTGGTGTTTTGAATGGAACCTGCAACTACATTCTGACAAGAATGGAGGAGGAGGGTCTCACCTATCAGCAGGCTCTTGCGGAAGCAAGCGACCTGGGATACGCAGAAGCCGACCCGAGTGCGGATGTGAACGGAACTGATGCGGCGATCAAGCTCGTGATTCTTGCAAACACGATGCTTGGTATGAATGTGAAGCTGGATGATGTGATCCGCGTCGGTATCGACGGCATGACCGCCGATGCTTTGATGATGGCGGCAAAGACCGGTCACACGATCCGGCTTATTGCGTCCATTCATCCGGAGAAGCGGCTGCTGGAAGTGTCGCCGCGTCTGATTCACAAAGAGCATCCGCTTGTTGTTGACGGAACACTCAATGCGGTGACGGTGGACACCGAGCTTGCCGGACCCATCACGTTTATCGGCAGAGGGGCCGGTTCGGTTGAGACGGCAAGCGCTGTTCTCGCGGATCTGCTTGCGTTAAAGGAACGATATGACGGCAAGTGAGAAAAAATCCGGAGGAGTTTTAGGCAGACGCGGCCAGTTTTTGGCCGCCATGCGCCAGATGACATTTGAGTCCGGCCATTTTACGACAGCCGAGCTTGCGGACGCTGCAACAGTTCCACGCTCCACTGCTCAGGACTGGATCAACCGCCTGATCCGCGAGGGCTGCATTTTTACGAAGGAAGAGAAGCATGGCAGGCATCCGGCACGGTATGCTTCCCGAAGTGCAATGCCGTCAACGACATGCAACCGCATTTTTACGACCGCTGACGGCGACATGGTGGAGATTTTTCATGAGTGTCTGAGCAGCGGGTGTGCAGGGTTCTGTGAGTTTCATCACCGGCGTGCCGGTGGCGCTGCGCTTTCGGTGCGGCGAGATGGGATGCTGTTTCGCGAGCTTGCAAAAGTGGGGCCTGCTGTTGAGCCTGACTTAAGTTCCGCTGCGGTCGGCCTTGCCGGCGTCCGCCGCGAGGATGATATGGTCGTGCAGACGATCCGATCAGTTTACGGCGGCCCTGCCTACTCGCTGTCCTCGATGATGGGGCAGGCGAAAGGGGTGTGCGGTGTGTCGATCGCCTCAGCAGATGGAGTGGTGAGCGGCGAGGTGAAGACCAGGGCGCTGGTTCCGGTAACGGTCGGCATTGATGATACCGACCGGAAAGGATGCGGCGGTGCGACGTTTGCGCTGTCGCAGGCGTTGATGAAGTATCTCTCGGACGGCACTGAGGTTATCGGCATCCGGCATCAGGTGGCGGTGCTCTGTCAGGATATTGAGGAGAAAACTGCCGGAAACTCATGCAGTTTTCTCGAACTCGCGGTCCTTCCCGACGCGGTCGCAGGGCTCTCTGCGAAGATATGCAGATTTGTTGAAGAGGAGAGTGTTTCTGCAAACTGGGGCGTCGCTGTCGCGACCGGTATCGGCGTTCAGGCTGAGTTGCTCTCTCTTGGCGCTCGTGCCAGGTCCGAGCGGCTGACTCTTGATGAGGTCCTTGGAATTGCAAAAGAGTGCAATGTTCTGACTTTTGGCGGCAATGGAATTATCGGTGCGGTGGCAGCGGTGTCGCTTCGAACGCAGGAGCAGGAAGTACTGCTGGATCTTTCAAATCCTGTTTCTCTCAGCTAAACCTTTTTATCGGTTTGAGTGTAAAATATATTTTACATGAATAAAAAAATACTCGGTGTTCTGTTCGCAGCTGTGGCCCTGTGTCTGGTGGTTTTTGCCGCAGGATGCATCGGCACTGCGGATCAGACGGCAAAGGTCAATGATACGGTGAATGTTTTTTACACCCTGACGCTTGAGGACGGCATGGTGGCTGAGTCAAATGTTGGGAAAACTCCGCTGACGTTTGTTGTCGGTTCGGGCAGAGTGGTGAAAGGGTTTGACGACGCGATTCTCGGAATGAAACCTGGTGAGACGAAGACGGTTACTCTGACGCCTGATCTGGCATACGGCGAGTACAGCTACAACACGTATGCTGACGTTCCGATCTCAATGGCGGAAACCTACAACAACGGACCTATTGAGATTGGATCCACATTCCTGATGTACGATTACTCGACCGGTGCAATTCAGGTGGTACTGGGTGAGGTCGTGATCATTGACAATGAAAGCAACATGACCCGTGTCGTCATAAATGCCCCATATGCCGGAAAGACGCTGATCTTTGAGATCACTCTCGACTCGATCGGCACAAAAACCACATAATTTTTTTTATCTCTCATCTGGGTTTGCCTATTAATTCCTGCCATCCACAGAACCCGAAAAAATTAATTTTCGTGTGTACCGGTTTTCCATGGGCGGAGCTATAACGAACGTTAGTTGTCAATAAACGAACTTATGACCAAAGTCCCCCCTCTTCCGAAATTACTTAAACCCGCGCGACCCACAAAACCGGTATGTCTGTACAATGCGGCGACACGATCCGTGTCCACTATACGGGAAAACTCACCGACGGCACTCAGTTCGATTCTTCCGAGGGTCGCGACCCGCTCGAGTTCCATGTCGGCAGCGGCATGGTGATCCCTGGTTTTGACAACGGCGTGATCGGCATGGAGATCGGGGAGACCCGTGTTCTTGAGATTCCGGCAAAAGATGCCTACGGCGAAAAATCTGAAGATATGATGGTGGCAATTCCCCGCGAGGAGTTTGGGCCTGACTTCACCGCAAACGTTGGCGAACAACTCATGATTCAGCTCGGCGACGGCAACCAGATTCCGGTAACAATCTGCCAGATCGATGAGAACACCGTGACGCTTGACGCCAATCCTCATCTCGCAGGACAGGATCTGATCTTTACCGTAACGCTTGTTGAAGTCGTCGTCGACTAAATATCATCACTTTTCTTTTTTCATATCTTGCACAGAAGAGAAAGATGTTATACTGTTGGTCAAAGATATTTTCGTACGGAATATCTATGAAAAATATGTTTGCAAAAAAATTCGGCTTCGGCTTAATGCGCCTGCCGCTCAACAACCCTGACGACATGGCAGACATCGACATCAAAACTCTGCAGAACATGGTCGACTCCTTCATGAAGCAGGGCTTCTCCTACTTCGACACCGCCTATGTCTACACCGGGAGCGAAGAGGCAATCCGCGAGACACTCACAAAGCGCTATCCCCGTGACAGCTTCGCCCTTGCAAGCAAACTGCCAATCTTTGCCGTCTCTGCAGAGAGTGATCAGGAAAAAATTTTCAATGATCAGTTGCAGCGTGCCGGAGTCGACTACTTCGACGTTTACCTCCTCCACAATGTCACGATCGAGACCTATCAGTCCGCACAAAAATTTCACACCTTCGAGTTTTTAAAACAGCTAAAAGAACAGGGAAAGATCAAAACGCTCGGCATTTCATATCATGACAATGCCGAGCTGTTGGACGAAGTCCTCACCGCTCACCCTGAGATTGAGATAATTCTTTTGCAGATTAATTACCTTGACTGGGACAACGATACCATCCAGTCAGGAAAATGTTATGACGTTGCCCGCAAACACCAGCTCCCAATAATTATCATGGAACCGCTCAAGGGCGGGACCCTTGCCAATGTTCCAAAAGATGCCGAGAAACTTTTCAAACAGTACAACCCTGACGCGTCTCCTGCCTCATGGGCAATCCGGTATGCGGCAGGACTTGACGGTGTGGTCATGGTCCTCTCCGGCATGTCAACTATGGATCAGATGTTGGACAACACCGCATACATGCAAAATTTCACTCCCTTAAACGAGGAGGAGCACAAAATTATTGCACAGGCCGCAGAGATAATTTCCGCAAACATTGCTATTCCCTGCACAGCCTGCATGTACTGTGTGGGCACCTGTCCTGAAAATATTCCGATTCCCAAGTACTTTGATCTCTACAACAACAAGATGCAGACGATTGAGATGGCATATTATCCGCAGCAGCAGTACTATGATAATTACACCAAAACCCATGGCAAAGCATCTGACTGTGTGGAGTGCGGCGCATGCGAGGAACACTGCCCCCAGCATCTGAAGATCATTGATCTTTTGAAGGATGTCGCAAAAGAGTTTGAGGTTGCTTTGCCGAGTGAGTTAGCAGAGTAAAAAAATTATTTTTTCAATTCCTTTCCAACCGAAAATGCCTTTCCGAGGACAGGTCCCTGCCCCACATACAAAAATTTCGCATGATCGTACGAAATTGGCCGCATCGCCGCCACATCGATGTTATTTTTCTCATCAAGAATACTCTCATCAGCATGCACCGCAAGAATTTCTGCGATGAAGATTGAGTGCGTGCCAATCTCCTGCTGTGACACTACCCTGCACTCAAGGGACAGCGGGAACTCAGCAATTGTCGGCGCATGCACATGCTTTGCCGGCACAGGTGTGAGGCCGAGGTCAGCAAACTTGTCGGTCTTTCTGCCGCTCGTGATTCCGAAGTAATCCGCTTCACGCATCTGACTCTCTGACGGAATGTTCATCGTAAACTCTTTTCGCTCGCACAGCGCTGCATGGCTGTAGCGTCCGGGCCGGACTGCAATCATTATGTGCGGCGGGTCAGACACCGCAATGCCTGTCCACGACACCGCGAGGCCGTTTGGCTTATCCAAAGAGTCGTACGTGCAGACCACCGTCACCGGACAGGGCGGCAGAACCGCATAGGGAGCGAGCTCACGCTTCATGTAAGTATATTTTTGTGGAAAGGTAATATGTTAGTATGGATAAACACCTCTACCGCTCTGCATCCAACCGCTGGATTGCAGGTGTCTGCGGAGGCATCGCAGAGTTTACCGGAGTGCCGGCACTGCTCATCCGGCTGCTGTGGATCGGACTGAGTATCATTGCACTGCCGATCTCTCTACTGATTGGTATTCTGCTCTATATCGCAGCAATATTTCTTCTTCCAAGCAGCCCGGGCCGGGCTGTTCAGGATCCAAACGTGATTGACGCAGAGTTTGAGATAAAGGAGTGAGAGTTTGACGCATCCCCCAAAGGACCAGAATGATCTGACCGAGCCGCCGTTTTATCTGCCGCAGTTTGAAGCAGCATACCGCTACATCATCGACGAGTATGTGATTGCGCCCCGCGATATGGCGATCTTTATTCCCTGCGCTGTTAGAAAACCCTACAGCACAAGTCCAAGCCACAAACTGTTTCACAAAATGTTTCGTGAAGTATTTTCTGATCCCTCAGAGTATCATGTGGTGATATTTGGCACCTGCGGAACCGTTCCCTCAGAGCTTGAGCTGATGTACCCGTTTGCGCATTATCACTACATGCTTGGCAATGTAAAGGATCAGCGCATCAAGGATGATTTTCTGCGCATCGAGACGCGGCGTATTGTCGGGTATCTGGAAAAAACGCGGGACATCTACACCAAACGCATCGCTTACTGTATTGGAATATTCCGCGCTGCAATGGAGGCTGCGGTTGCCGAGACCGGAATTGCTGTTGAGATTTATCCGACGCGTCCGGTGATTGACAAGCTCTATGATGCGGACTGCCCGTTCCCTGAGGGAAGTCTGTCGATGCAGGAGTATCTTGATGAGTTTTCTTCCGCGCTTGCGGCGATGAGGGATGCGTGAAGATGGCGGTTCGCGAGGTTGCTGTTGTCAGGCTCGATGAGAAGAAGTCGAAGTTTTATGCGCATCTGTATGAGATAGACTCGGTTGAGGATGTTGCCGAAATCCGTGAGATGCATGACCGGCTCTACAAGAAGGCTGCTCACCACTGTTATGCGATGGTCTGCGGGAGTGCGAGCGACAGCCGTGCGGATGGTGAGGTGGGGTCTCCGGGCCGGGCGCTTGCCGAGGTGATGGAACGCAATAATCTTGGTTCGCATGTTTTAATGGTATCAAGAATTTTTGGCGGAATCAAGCTTGGTCCTGCGGGTGTTGCAAGAGCGTTTCGCGAGGCAGGGGCTGGCGCTGTTGCTGAGTACATGAAGACGCGAAAGCAGTTATAGCTCACAAGAGGATACTATAGTAGTATGGATAAGTTACGCGGCTGCCCGATGCAGAATGGAAAACAGTGTTCGGCGGGAGACTGCCAGTGGTGGAATGAGGAGTGGAAGGACTGCACGATGAATGTGGTGGTCCGCTATCTCCGTGCGCAGGATGTCCGTGCGACGTTTAATCATCCGGTTCCTGCTGAGTTTCTGGAAGGCAGCCGGAAGTAGGGATGCGACCGAAGATTCTTCTCACCAACGACGACGGCGTGAACTCGGGCGGTCTGTGGGCTGCATATGAGGCGATGTCAGCGTTTGCGGAGGTGACGGTGGTTGCTCCTGCGGTTCAGCAGAGTGCTGTCGGGAGATCTATTTCGATTTTTGAACCGCTGCGGATGAATGAGATGATGATCAACGGCAGGCATGCGTATTCGGTTGAAGGAAGGCCGACGGATGCCCTGCTGCTTGGTCTGTATGGTCTTGATCTGAAACCTGATCTTGTGGTGAGCGGTATAAATCTGGGAGAAAATATTTCGTATGAGTCGATCACAACATCAGGGACGGTTGGTGCTGCGATGGAGGCGGCTAATCAGGGGGTTCCTTCGATTGCATTTTCTCTGCAGATGAGTGATCAGGGAAATAAGTTCACGGACCCAAGGTGTCATCAAACAGATTTTTCTCAGGCGAAAGAGGTTGTGGGAAAAATTGTGCAGATGTTTCTTTCGACCGGTCTGCCTGCGGGGAGTCATCTGATCAATGTGAATATTCCGTCCTGTGCGATTGAAGGGTATGAGGTGAC includes these proteins:
- a CDS encoding methionine adenosyltransferase, with the translated sequence MKRNISVKHLSQTPIEKQKVELVERKCIGHPDSLADGVAEAISRALCKEYMAECDGGVLHHNTDQGEVVAGESAPAFGGGKIVKPIYFLLTGRATRTFGNKVFATDAIAVEAARDYLSTTIPTFDMNRDVIVDCRMGSGSTDLCDVFNTKKGHTAVPRANDTSFGVGHAPFSQVEQIILGLDEYIANEFRPKNPMLGYDIKLMGLREINTITITVAAAMVDRYCSGIADYVDMKAKMEESFGKVARKYTDRKVKVEINTADIIRKKSTSVFLTVNGTSAEMGDDGSVGRGNRCNGLITPNRPMSMEATSGKNPINHIGKIYNLLATDVAREACQKVEGIEEMYVRLLSQIGHPIDYPLVASVQCITKRGYDFKEYQAEVEEIVNHRLENITDITRLVIDGKLKTF
- a CDS encoding ferritin codes for the protein MAVKKSGVYDAILKQVNAEMYSAYLYLQLSADASAMKWNGAAAWLRAHAGEEMTHASKFYDYLIRKGIDVKFDAIEKPATTAKDLHEIFKAVYGHEIKVTAMINKIMETAIAEKDYAAAAELQWFVTEQVEEEETARDIVDMLEKAGKSPEALIFIDHHLGCKKE
- a CDS encoding DUF92 domain-containing protein, encoding MESRSRLVAMPLVVTLLMLVAPLIHPYIVGAVVILLSIILYTIHKTHYLAISIAVLALLYGIGFIPVTAFVAPMMMMVWGEFIARILNNHLPDTLAFTAGSVLGIAATMIYCQQLDWLVGIIAVVVLLMLRSILTNRDDASMIGLLGVAMTITLFFDLDFTYDATMLALAVAVCAGFAYFAYRAKTVDASGVFAAVLFGIILITFAGVPWFLIVISFFILGSFFTKYRYAEKVFLGVEQGKSGRRGYLNAFANALVGVAGAILFGITGNEIFIALFLGCIATATADTLASEIGVTGGTPYMITTLRPVPAGTNGGVTVLGELACLLGATIICGLAFLLDVAPWYICVIGIIAGFVGTNVDSLIGALIENKGVIGNSGTNLLATLSGGLFAMAAYWVAVTVSASFF
- a CDS encoding amino acid-binding protein; this encodes MQISLKLELSDKPGQLLAAIKPVSDSGANIISIMHQRDAAASDGTLIVDIVVSLPQGRLGQLEAALRSNGIEIIRIGTDHLTCTKTFILIGHILHTDLTDTINRIDKANVAEVTELHIVMPGITQPSTAKLTIKAAGSAEMDQACKLLMEIAEEKELLIIDEEGGLA
- a CDS encoding homoserine dehydrogenase; this encodes MTPMRIALLGLGSVGKGVAKVLANPEYGFVITAAADSKSGVVAPAGTTLDMCEVFARKNATGRCGDSAWSAERIVREAEYDILVEVSPTNAQTGEPALSNIRAALMRGKHVVTSNKGPISIAYPELSATAKEHNAGLMFEGTVAGAVPIMNGLRCGLAGNRVNALFGVLNGTCNYILTRMEEEGLTYQQALAEASDLGYAEADPSADVNGTDAAIKLVILANTMLGMNVKLDDVIRVGIDGMTADALMMAAKTGHTIRLIASIHPEKRLLEVSPRLIHKEHPLVVDGTLNAVTVDTELAGPITFIGRGAGSVETASAVLADLLALKERYDGK
- a CDS encoding sugar-specific transcriptional regulator TrmB, translating into MTASEKKSGGVLGRRGQFLAAMRQMTFESGHFTTAELADAATVPRSTAQDWINRLIREGCIFTKEEKHGRHPARYASRSAMPSTTCNRIFTTADGDMVEIFHECLSSGCAGFCEFHHRRAGGAALSVRRDGMLFRELAKVGPAVEPDLSSAAVGLAGVRREDDMVVQTIRSVYGGPAYSLSSMMGQAKGVCGVSIASADGVVSGEVKTRALVPVTVGIDDTDRKGCGGATFALSQALMKYLSDGTEVIGIRHQVAVLCQDIEEKTAGNSCSFLELAVLPDAVAGLSAKICRFVEEESVSANWGVAVATGIGVQAELLSLGARARSERLTLDEVLGIAKECNVLTFGGNGIIGAVAAVSLRTQEQEVLLDLSNPVSLS
- a CDS encoding FKBP-type peptidyl-prolyl cis-trans isomerase — protein: MNKKILGVLFAAVALCLVVFAAGCIGTADQTAKVNDTVNVFYTLTLEDGMVAESNVGKTPLTFVVGSGRVVKGFDDAILGMKPGETKTVTLTPDLAYGEYSYNTYADVPISMAETYNNGPIEIGSTFLMYDYSTGAIQVVLGEVVIIDNESNMTRVVINAPYAGKTLIFEITLDSIGTKTT
- a CDS encoding FKBP-type peptidyl-prolyl cis-trans isomerase → MSVQCGDTIRVHYTGKLTDGTQFDSSEGRDPLEFHVGSGMVIPGFDNGVIGMEIGETRVLEIPAKDAYGEKSEDMMVAIPREEFGPDFTANVGEQLMIQLGDGNQIPVTICQIDENTVTLDANPHLAGQDLIFTVTLVEVVVD
- a CDS encoding aldo/keto reductase — its product is MFAKKFGFGLMRLPLNNPDDMADIDIKTLQNMVDSFMKQGFSYFDTAYVYTGSEEAIRETLTKRYPRDSFALASKLPIFAVSAESDQEKIFNDQLQRAGVDYFDVYLLHNVTIETYQSAQKFHTFEFLKQLKEQGKIKTLGISYHDNAELLDEVLTAHPEIEIILLQINYLDWDNDTIQSGKCYDVARKHQLPIIIMEPLKGGTLANVPKDAEKLFKQYNPDASPASWAIRYAAGLDGVVMVLSGMSTMDQMLDNTAYMQNFTPLNEEEHKIIAQAAEIISANIAIPCTACMYCVGTCPENIPIPKYFDLYNNKMQTIEMAYYPQQQYYDNYTKTHGKASDCVECGACEEHCPQHLKIIDLLKDVAKEFEVALPSELAE
- a CDS encoding flavin reductase family protein; translation: MKRELAPYAVLPPCPVTVVCTYDSLDKPNGLAVSWTGIAVSDPPHIMIAVRPGRYSHAALCERKEFTMNIPSESQMREADYFGITSGRKTDKFADLGLTPVPAKHVHAPTIAEFPLSLECRVVSQQEIGTHSIFIAEILAVHADESILDEKNNIDVAAMRPISYDHAKFLYVGQGPVLGKAFSVGKELKK
- a CDS encoding PspC domain-containing protein; this translates as MDKHLYRSASNRWIAGVCGGIAEFTGVPALLIRLLWIGLSIIALPISLLIGILLYIAAIFLLPSSPGRAVQDPNVIDAEFEIKE
- a CDS encoding DUF5591 domain-containing protein, which encodes MTHPPKDQNDLTEPPFYLPQFEAAYRYIIDEYVIAPRDMAIFIPCAVRKPYSTSPSHKLFHKMFREVFSDPSEYHVVIFGTCGTVPSELELMYPFAHYHYMLGNVKDQRIKDDFLRIETRRIVGYLEKTRDIYTKRIAYCIGIFRAAMEAAVAETGIAVEIYPTRPVIDKLYDADCPFPEGSLSMQEYLDEFSSALAAMRDA
- a CDS encoding YigZ family protein encodes the protein MAVREVAVVRLDEKKSKFYAHLYEIDSVEDVAEIREMHDRLYKKAAHHCYAMVCGSASDSRADGEVGSPGRALAEVMERNNLGSHVLMVSRIFGGIKLGPAGVARAFREAGAGAVAEYMKTRKQL
- the surE gene encoding 5'/3'-nucleotidase SurE, with the translated sequence MRPKILLTNDDGVNSGGLWAAYEAMSAFAEVTVVAPAVQQSAVGRSISIFEPLRMNEMMINGRHAYSVEGRPTDALLLGLYGLDLKPDLVVSGINLGENISYESITTSGTVGAAMEAANQGVPSIAFSLQMSDQGNKFTDPRCHQTDFSQAKEVVGKIVQMFLSTGLPAGSHLINVNIPSCAIEGYEVTTLGTRLFDTYVEKRIDPRGKPYYWINGDVVYMPEPHSDVTALRNNRVSITPLTLDNTAFSACGELREMLLGQNF